The following proteins come from a genomic window of Vallitaleaceae bacterium 9-2:
- a CDS encoding DUF4364 family protein — MINHELSTNKLIILYMLKRIELPLTNTQLSEFIIDKGYTNYFSFQEYLHQLVESDLIRTITTSKSTSYEISNEGITTLGFFENRISESIKDDIDAYFKEKKYDIKEHLEIASEYIPEKDGDYLVHLVAKENGKTLIDLTMNVFDKDYAVKICDQWKEESHVLYKIILNTLLDDLT, encoded by the coding sequence ATGATTAATCATGAACTAAGTACAAATAAGTTAATCATACTTTACATGCTAAAAAGAATTGAGCTTCCGTTGACGAATACTCAGTTATCAGAATTTATTATAGATAAAGGTTATACGAATTATTTTTCTTTTCAAGAATATCTACATCAGCTTGTTGAGAGCGATTTGATTCGAACGATTACGACATCAAAATCAACAAGTTATGAAATCTCTAACGAAGGTATTACAACGCTTGGCTTTTTTGAAAACCGCATCTCCGAGTCGATTAAAGATGATATTGATGCGTATTTTAAAGAAAAAAAATACGATATCAAAGAGCATCTAGAAATTGCCTCTGAGTATATCCCTGAAAAGGATGGCGACTATCTTGTCCACCTTGTGGCAAAAGAAAACGGCAAAACCCTTATCGATTTGACAATGAATGTCTTTGATAAGGATTATGCCGTCAAAATCTGTGATCAGTGGAAAGAAGAAAGTCATGTG
- a CDS encoding NADP-dependent malic enzyme, producing the protein MSIEEKSLQLHEQWQGKLEVQAKSKVNSREDLSVAYTPGVAAPCQAIHANKENAYKYTMKANTVAVISDGSAVLGLGNIGPEAAMPVMEGKAVLFKEFANVNAIPICLDTQDVDEIVKTITYLAPTFGGINIEDISAPRCFEIERRLKETLDIPVFHDDQHGTAIVVLAGILNALKLTQKDIAAVKVVINGCGSAGIAIGKLLLRAGVTNLIMVDKEGIVNKEEPWLNWAQKEISQSTNPENLRGSLSDALNGSDVFIGVSAPGIVSQDMIRSMRPDSIVFAMANPTPEIMPELAKEAGARVIGTGRSDYPNQVNNVLVFPGIFKGILEGRGKQITEEMKIAAANAIADMIPLEELHEENILPEPFAKGVASAVAEAVKKCI; encoded by the coding sequence ATGTCTATAGAAGAAAAATCACTTCAGTTACATGAACAATGGCAAGGCAAGTTAGAAGTTCAAGCAAAGTCAAAAGTCAACTCACGAGAAGACTTATCCGTTGCGTATACTCCGGGTGTTGCTGCTCCTTGTCAAGCAATACATGCAAATAAAGAAAACGCCTACAAATACACTATGAAAGCCAATACGGTTGCCGTAATCTCTGATGGATCTGCAGTTCTAGGATTAGGTAATATTGGTCCCGAAGCTGCTATGCCTGTTATGGAAGGTAAGGCAGTTTTATTTAAAGAGTTTGCCAATGTGAATGCTATCCCGATCTGTCTGGATACCCAGGATGTGGATGAGATTGTCAAAACGATTACATATCTTGCTCCAACATTTGGCGGTATTAACATTGAAGATATTAGCGCTCCCAGGTGCTTTGAAATCGAACGCCGATTAAAAGAAACATTGGATATTCCTGTATTCCATGACGATCAACATGGTACTGCAATTGTTGTTCTTGCCGGAATATTAAATGCTTTAAAGTTGACTCAAAAAGATATTGCAGCAGTTAAAGTTGTTATCAATGGCTGCGGCTCTGCTGGTATTGCAATAGGTAAACTTTTGTTACGTGCCGGTGTGACAAATCTTATCATGGTTGATAAAGAAGGAATCGTCAACAAAGAAGAACCATGGCTTAACTGGGCACAAAAAGAAATCTCCCAATCCACCAATCCTGAGAATTTACGCGGTTCTTTATCCGACGCTTTAAATGGAAGCGATGTATTTATCGGTGTATCCGCTCCAGGCATTGTCTCCCAAGACATGATTCGCTCCATGCGTCCAGATAGCATCGTATTTGCCATGGCAAATCCAACGCCTGAAATCATGCCTGAGCTTGCAAAAGAAGCAGGTGCTCGAGTTATTGGAACAGGACGTTCTGACTATCCAAACCAAGTCAATAATGTTCTTGTATTCCCCGGAATATTCAAAGGTATTCTTGAAGGTCGTGGCAAGCAAATTACTGAAGAAATGAAAATCGCTGCCGCAAACGCTATTGCAGATATGATTCCACTTGAAGAACTCCATGAAGAAAACATTCTTCCTGAGCCCTTTGCCAAAGGTGTTGCAAGCGCTGTTGCAGAAGCTGTAAAAAAATGTATTTAA
- a CDS encoding glycosyltransferase family 4 protein: protein MRVLHLISGGDTGGAKTHVITLLQELKQKIDIELVCLSEGVFFEEAKKSGIKAKLFEQKSRLDYTSIRELVQYLQSQNFDLLHCHGARANFVSNYIRKRVDIPIVTTIHSDYRLDFENQLYKKIIFTYLNRISLKKMDFFLTVTDTFKKMMSSEGFSEDRMYTIYNGVKPQHWIKSYSKQTSATLTFGCATRLVPIKGTDVLLEAANICKEEGYSFKILIAGHGEKKYTERLHSYVEEHELKTHVEFLGFVKDMQSFYEKIDVNILPSYTESFPYALLEGGERAIATIASRAGGIVEMIEDDVTGKLFDVGDAKTLATIMMDMINRQYDLEKLGLQFREKIHQSFSDAAMANRHVEIYTNILERVHKNPLNKEA from the coding sequence ATGCGCGTATTGCATTTAATCAGTGGTGGAGACACAGGTGGAGCAAAGACACATGTCATCACGTTACTTCAGGAATTAAAACAAAAGATTGATATAGAATTAGTTTGCTTGTCAGAAGGTGTTTTTTTTGAAGAAGCAAAAAAATCAGGGATTAAGGCAAAACTTTTTGAACAAAAGTCGAGACTGGACTATACGTCTATCCGTGAACTAGTACAATATCTTCAAAGTCAGAACTTTGATCTTTTGCATTGCCATGGAGCAAGGGCTAATTTTGTGAGCAATTATATCCGAAAACGCGTGGATATTCCAATTGTAACAACAATTCATAGTGATTATCGTTTGGATTTTGAAAACCAACTCTACAAAAAAATCATTTTCACATATTTGAATCGTATAAGTCTAAAAAAGATGGACTTTTTTTTAACGGTGACAGATACCTTCAAAAAAATGATGAGTTCAGAAGGTTTTTCAGAAGATAGAATGTATACCATATATAATGGTGTGAAGCCACAACATTGGATAAAATCATATTCTAAGCAGACCTCAGCAACCTTAACCTTTGGTTGTGCGACACGATTGGTACCAATCAAGGGGACGGATGTATTATTAGAGGCGGCAAATATATGCAAAGAAGAAGGATATTCCTTTAAAATATTGATTGCTGGACATGGTGAAAAAAAATATACAGAACGATTGCATAGTTATGTTGAAGAACACGAACTAAAGACACATGTCGAGTTTTTAGGATTTGTTAAGGATATGCAGTCTTTTTATGAAAAGATTGATGTCAATATTTTACCATCCTATACAGAAAGCTTTCCTTATGCCCTTTTAGAAGGGGGAGAACGCGCAATTGCTACAATTGCATCTCGAGCAGGGGGCATTGTTGAAATGATTGAAGATGACGTCACAGGTAAATTGTTTGATGTAGGAGATGCAAAGACATTGGCGACAATTATGATGGATATGATTAATCGACAATACGACTTGGAAAAATTAGGGCTACAGTTTCGGGAAAAGATTCATCAATCTTTTTCGGATGCGGCAATGGCGAACCGACATGTTGAGATTTATACCAATATATTAGAGCGAGTACATAAAAACCCTTTAAATAAAGAAGCATAA
- a CDS encoding HD-GYP domain-containing protein, producing the protein MKTKLQLTTNQLQPGMVLAEDLYTPKGLLLIPADTLIDEKHLFRIRLYQLPSIVIYEDTAQPFLEKAPPEDNRPINISYRKTKNFQEFKTEYLLQQALTQEKLNDVLLGEDIDENELYDISTTLIKSLRTKSDLFNYLYHLRNEDDYTFTHSLNTAMLANIFGGWLGLSDKEIKDLTISGFLHDIGKLNISPDILNKPGKLTVDEFESIKKHTNFGYDIIRDYDINDDIKNGVLLHHEKIDGSGYPLGLKDEQIPLFAKIIGIVDIYDAMTSQRSYHDKYSPFKVIQMFEQESYGLLDTNLLFVFLENIAHHYLGKDVLLSTGERARIVFIHNQSPSRPIIQINDQMVDLMFEPHITIDEIL; encoded by the coding sequence ATGAAGACAAAACTACAACTTACAACTAACCAGCTACAGCCTGGTATGGTTCTAGCTGAAGACTTATATACACCAAAAGGATTATTGTTAATCCCGGCAGATACTTTAATTGATGAAAAGCATTTATTTCGCATACGCCTCTATCAATTACCTTCTATTGTAATTTATGAGGATACTGCTCAACCCTTTCTCGAAAAAGCTCCCCCAGAGGATAATCGCCCAATAAATATCTCTTATCGCAAGACCAAAAACTTTCAGGAGTTTAAGACAGAGTATTTATTACAACAGGCATTGACACAGGAAAAACTAAATGATGTCTTATTGGGTGAAGATATTGACGAGAATGAACTCTATGATATTAGCACCACACTAATTAAGTCCTTACGTACCAAAAGTGATTTGTTTAATTATCTCTATCACTTGCGCAATGAAGACGACTATACCTTTACCCATAGCTTAAATACGGCGATGTTAGCTAATATCTTTGGTGGATGGCTTGGTTTGTCTGATAAGGAGATTAAGGATTTGACCATATCCGGTTTTTTACACGATATCGGTAAATTAAATATTAGTCCTGATATTCTAAATAAACCCGGCAAGCTCACTGTTGATGAGTTTGAATCCATCAAGAAACATACGAATTTTGGGTATGATATTATCCGTGACTATGATATCAATGATGACATTAAAAATGGTGTCCTACTACATCATGAAAAAATAGACGGTTCAGGATATCCACTTGGATTAAAAGATGAACAAATACCTCTGTTTGCTAAGATTATAGGTATTGTCGACATCTATGATGCGATGACATCTCAGCGTTCCTATCACGATAAATATTCGCCCTTTAAAGTCATTCAGATGTTTGAACAAGAATCTTATGGATTACTTGACACCAATCTTCTCTTTGTCTTTTTAGAAAATATCGCCCATCATTATTTGGGAAAAGACGTTCTCCTATCTACCGGCGAACGTGCACGCATTGTGTTTATACATAATCAATCACCATCACGTCCAATTATTCAAATCAATGATCAAATGGTCGATTTGATGTTTGAACCTCACATCACCATCGACGAAATTTTGTAA
- a CDS encoding ECF transporter S component, producing the protein MYSFSNQKTRYIVRIGVFSALAFIIMLLEFYIGFAEYLKMDFSDVIAMIGGITMGPLAAAAIQLVKNLLKALIITRTAGIGELANLIVGIAFVVPASILFKKTKSNKGLFFGLVTGSLSMVAVACIANLFVILPLYFGSSLTFSMRWDTVLAIFLPFNIIKAIVVSLVTYLLHLAMKPIYKHFI; encoded by the coding sequence ATGTACTCATTTTCAAATCAAAAAACTCGTTACATTGTGCGCATTGGCGTTTTTAGTGCGTTGGCTTTCATTATCATGCTTCTTGAATTCTACATTGGTTTTGCTGAATATCTAAAAATGGACTTTAGTGATGTTATTGCAATGATTGGCGGTATTACTATGGGTCCTCTTGCAGCTGCGGCCATACAATTGGTTAAAAACCTATTAAAGGCTTTAATCATTACCCGAACTGCAGGTATTGGTGAACTTGCCAATCTAATTGTTGGTATTGCATTTGTCGTTCCCGCATCTATACTTTTCAAAAAAACTAAAAGCAATAAAGGGCTGTTTTTTGGTCTTGTAACCGGTTCACTTTCTATGGTTGCTGTTGCATGTATTGCCAACTTATTTGTTATCTTACCTTTATATTTTGGCAGTTCATTGACTTTTTCAATGCGTTGGGATACCGTTCTTGCCATCTTTCTTCCATTTAATATCATCAAAGCTATTGTTGTCTCTCTCGTGACTTACCTTCTACATCTTGCTATGAAACCTATCTATAAGCATTTTATATAA
- a CDS encoding phosphodiester glycosidase family protein, producing the protein MKFKFKIKKIMSYAVIFSALLGSVSVPIQANVLIDEIVQRETVTKGLTYEYKSKFTQAGWVDLHVLKMDLAEEQVALDILQSSEAFGKKETLHALATKSEQNVVAGINASFFNMAGSSSEPVGVIYEDGYSYAMHNYNTSKKGVASLLQYESGRVLFDFFDTSFKVTTDQGQNLYVEGINKIVIGKSPVIYNRNFGATTQQIDQSANLYKIVVQDNQVSQIIGAKEPAQIPMMEQGYVIAIPEALLAEAEYLKMFEVGTGVEFIVHSTINTEELKLAISGSGKVLENGQYSSEGHIISKDARQPRSVLGVTADGRYLIAMSIDGRGTSIGATHAEVASYLREYNVTDAIQLDGGGSTTLVSREVGHTDLRVKNTVSGGAQRKILNGLGFVSLAQTGPVKSIKIIQSDERIFKNNPVQLEVIGFDENYNPVEINYRNLAWSVDGIQGNWQTNTFIPTVGGDGTISCYYEGLMATSEIESLDAPIDIEVSPKILSLDHNQSGEFNVYGTDKSGYQGRIHNTDVTYTIEDNQGVGEFRDGKFYTTSKNGIAKVTVSMGEQSTTAYIVVGNEYSSIAAFESMQYYPRSYPEENVQGEIFIETENTVDTDKAYRFNYSFSKSSQAQAFYMMMNNFYLNKPTETISLWLNGNNSEHMFRGNIIDAVGGQYTITFSHAINWTGWQEVEAEIPAGVQFPIQLDRLYVVALQSSEPYQGTLVIDQLSAMTTVDTSNLRFDEDGFINDPLMAKIKPQDSFEIKLFGPTSFKNRLLDTVISSKVYEEMNQADYGVFAGSSDVDTSRLTGNYSIWKNMYSEKVVDKTKIITLGTASGGLRTTDYTQYSKLKQTLARTSENSIIIIGSKNPLTSFTDEKEGEFLHNIFKEYMEKTGKQIFYVNASGYTTDVTIKDGVRYIDTSGLWYKVQDRYVDLNKMLYQVRFFVEGSDVSYMIEPIFPAVKINE; encoded by the coding sequence ATGAAGTTTAAATTTAAAATAAAAAAGATAATGAGCTATGCAGTGATTTTTTCGGCATTATTAGGTTCTGTGAGTGTTCCGATACAGGCAAATGTTCTTATTGATGAGATTGTTCAGCGCGAGACGGTGACAAAAGGATTAACATATGAATATAAATCAAAATTCACTCAAGCAGGGTGGGTTGATTTGCATGTACTTAAAATGGATTTAGCGGAGGAACAGGTTGCACTGGATATTTTGCAATCGAGTGAAGCTTTTGGAAAAAAAGAAACACTGCATGCACTAGCAACAAAAAGTGAGCAAAATGTTGTGGCAGGTATTAATGCGTCATTTTTTAATATGGCAGGATCATCGAGTGAGCCGGTAGGGGTTATCTATGAAGACGGCTATTCTTATGCGATGCATAATTATAATACCTCCAAAAAAGGTGTTGCTTCACTGCTCCAATACGAAAGCGGAAGAGTGCTTTTTGATTTTTTTGATACAAGTTTTAAGGTGACGACAGATCAAGGACAAAACCTTTATGTTGAAGGTATTAATAAAATTGTCATTGGTAAGTCGCCGGTTATCTATAACCGAAACTTTGGAGCTACGACACAACAAATTGATCAAAGTGCCAATTTATATAAAATTGTTGTACAAGACAATCAAGTCAGCCAAATTATTGGTGCAAAAGAACCCGCACAAATTCCAATGATGGAACAGGGGTATGTTATTGCAATCCCTGAAGCGCTTCTAGCCGAAGCGGAATACTTAAAAATGTTTGAAGTGGGGACAGGGGTTGAATTTATTGTACATTCTACGATTAATACAGAGGAGCTTAAATTAGCGATTAGTGGTTCGGGTAAGGTGCTTGAGAATGGTCAGTATAGTTCAGAAGGGCATATTATAAGTAAGGATGCGCGTCAACCAAGGTCGGTTCTTGGAGTGACAGCGGATGGACGCTACCTGATTGCCATGAGTATTGATGGAAGAGGTACAAGTATCGGGGCGACACATGCAGAGGTTGCCAGCTATTTAAGAGAATACAATGTTACGGATGCGATACAGCTTGATGGAGGAGGAAGTACAACCTTAGTGAGTCGAGAGGTGGGACATACAGACCTTCGAGTTAAAAACACAGTATCTGGTGGCGCGCAGCGAAAGATATTAAACGGACTTGGCTTTGTGAGTCTAGCGCAAACCGGTCCTGTAAAGTCGATTAAAATAATACAATCGGATGAACGTATCTTTAAAAACAATCCGGTACAATTAGAAGTCATAGGTTTTGATGAGAATTATAATCCAGTGGAAATCAACTATCGCAACCTGGCATGGAGCGTTGATGGAATCCAAGGAAATTGGCAGACGAATACGTTTATTCCAACCGTAGGCGGTGATGGAACGATTTCTTGTTACTACGAAGGGTTAATGGCAACGTCGGAGATTGAAAGTTTGGATGCGCCAATTGATATTGAAGTTTCCCCAAAAATTCTTTCTTTGGACCATAATCAAAGTGGCGAATTTAATGTCTATGGAACCGACAAAAGTGGTTATCAAGGGCGTATTCATAACACAGATGTAACATATACAATTGAGGATAACCAAGGCGTAGGTGAGTTTCGTGATGGAAAATTTTACACGACTTCAAAAAATGGAATTGCAAAAGTGACAGTGTCTATGGGTGAACAAAGTACAACTGCGTATATTGTTGTAGGAAATGAATATAGCTCGATAGCTGCATTTGAAAGTATGCAATATTATCCACGTAGTTATCCTGAAGAAAATGTACAGGGCGAGATATTTATAGAAACCGAGAATACGGTAGATACAGATAAAGCCTATCGTTTTAACTATAGCTTTTCAAAATCATCTCAAGCACAGGCTTTTTATATGATGATGAATAATTTCTATTTAAATAAACCAACGGAGACGATTAGTCTATGGCTAAATGGAAATAACAGTGAGCATATGTTTAGAGGAAATATTATTGACGCTGTTGGCGGGCAGTATACAATTACGTTTTCTCATGCCATTAACTGGACGGGCTGGCAAGAGGTTGAGGCAGAGATTCCAGCAGGTGTCCAGTTCCCTATCCAGTTAGATCGCTTATATGTGGTTGCATTACAATCTAGTGAACCTTATCAAGGAACCCTTGTGATAGACCAATTAAGCGCAATGACAACGGTGGATACAAGTAATCTACGCTTTGATGAAGATGGATTCATCAATGATCCACTCATGGCAAAAATCAAGCCGCAAGACAGTTTCGAAATTAAGTTGTTTGGTCCGACATCATTTAAAAACCGATTGTTAGATACGGTTATTTCGTCTAAGGTATATGAAGAGATGAATCAAGCAGATTACGGTGTCTTTGCCGGAAGCTCAGATGTGGATACATCCCGTTTGACAGGAAATTACTCCATTTGGAAAAACATGTATTCTGAAAAAGTTGTGGATAAGACAAAAATCATTACATTAGGAACAGCAAGTGGTGGATTGCGCACAACGGATTACACACAATATAGTAAATTAAAGCAAACGCTCGCAAGAACGAGTGAAAACTCCATTATTATTATTGGAAGTAAAAATCCCTTAACAAGTTTTACGGATGAAAAAGAAGGTGAATTTTTACATAATATATTCAAAGAATATATGGAAAAAACAGGCAAGCAGATTTTTTATGTCAATGCAAGTGGATATACAACCGATGTTACGATTAAAGACGGTGTGCGCTATATTGACACAAGTGGCTTGTGGTATAAAGTCCAAGACCGATATGTGGACTTGAATAAGATGTTATATCAAGTGCGCTTCTTTGTAGAAGGCAGCGATGTATCATATATGATTGAGCCGATTTTTCCGGCAGTAAAAATTAACGAGTAA
- a CDS encoding lipopolysaccharide biosynthesis protein: protein MRLRIQNFFNSSVGYLPFKIIEGIFGIVSLSLYSHLLLPHEYGLYGIINNTVMLTYLLAFGWFYFVAMRFIGEIDNLDERKTFFSNMLSLQGRIYGLLILIYLGLSMILIYGFSFNPWLLVVYVVFFVGYMFNQFYINLLLYVHMRFLNVVLVVLAAVLKPMLVYGFYKSGIDTIYILFLGHGVVDITLGLIAFYYIRPYRYFSKNSIKKEQFKEYLRYGFPLIGLTLTMYVLNISDRYILRFFYSEYVVGLYVPNYAIASSTFLMIAYGLSRGFYPKLLTAWGKESKKEAGRILSFGIKTYILLGLPAATGMLLLSKDIGQIIIAKEYEAGYAVIGIVAFGMFFLNLADYMNKEWELSKNTRPIFINSLIAAVVNLGLNLILIPKYGLIMAAHTTLVASIIYFVASGVRRKKILEVVIEKKYLFSVIFANLVMSICVIISAVLPLQGYVLIVAKAMIGIVSYFAAWFLMKKILR, encoded by the coding sequence ATGAGATTACGGATTCAGAATTTTTTTAACTCCAGTGTGGGGTACTTACCATTTAAAATCATCGAAGGCATTTTTGGCATTGTCAGCTTGTCGCTATACTCTCATTTGCTTTTGCCACACGAATACGGGCTATACGGTATTATTAATAATACCGTTATGCTCACGTATTTGCTGGCTTTTGGATGGTTTTATTTTGTTGCTATGCGATTTATTGGAGAAATCGATAATCTGGATGAACGAAAAACATTTTTTTCCAATATGTTGTCGTTACAAGGACGCATCTATGGCCTGTTAATATTGATATACTTAGGCTTATCGATGATTTTGATTTACGGATTTTCATTTAATCCCTGGTTGCTGGTTGTATATGTGGTTTTCTTTGTGGGATATATGTTTAATCAATTTTATATTAATCTCTTATTATATGTTCACATGCGTTTTTTGAATGTTGTTCTTGTCGTATTGGCAGCAGTATTAAAACCAATGCTGGTCTATGGATTTTACAAATCAGGGATTGATACAATCTATATCTTATTTTTGGGACATGGTGTAGTCGATATTACGCTAGGACTTATCGCCTTTTACTATATTCGTCCATATCGATATTTTTCAAAAAATAGCATCAAAAAAGAGCAGTTTAAAGAGTACTTGCGATATGGTTTCCCATTAATTGGCTTAACACTAACTATGTATGTGTTAAATATTTCAGACCGATATATTCTTCGGTTTTTTTATTCGGAGTATGTAGTTGGTCTATATGTTCCTAATTATGCGATTGCTTCATCGACATTTTTAATGATTGCCTATGGACTGTCGCGAGGGTTTTATCCTAAACTTTTAACGGCATGGGGAAAAGAATCTAAAAAAGAAGCAGGACGTATTCTTTCGTTTGGTATCAAAACATATATTTTACTTGGACTTCCGGCGGCAACGGGAATGCTGCTTTTATCAAAAGATATTGGACAGATTATTATTGCCAAAGAGTATGAAGCAGGATATGCGGTCATAGGAATTGTTGCTTTTGGAATGTTTTTTCTTAATTTAGCCGACTATATGAATAAAGAATGGGAGCTGAGTAAAAACACTCGACCTATTTTTATTAACAGTTTGATTGCAGCGGTGGTGAATTTAGGATTGAACTTGATACTTATTCCAAAGTATGGGCTCATTATGGCAGCCCATACCACGCTGGTTGCTTCCATCATTTACTTTGTTGCAAGTGGTGTTCGACGCAAAAAAATTCTTGAAGTGGTGATAGAAAAAAAATATCTATTTTCTGTGATTTTTGCTAATTTAGTGATGAGTATTTGTGTTATAATAAGTGCAGTGTTGCCACTTCAAGGATATGTGCTTATTGTTGCTAAAGCGATGATTGGTATTGTAAGTTACTTTGCAGCATGGTTTTTAATGAAAAAAATACTACGATGA
- a CDS encoding DapH/DapD/GlmU-related protein: protein MKTVALVLYYLVGKHLPKSQGKLGAISQAIRYFLCKYIFDQIGAQVNIEKNVFFGSGRDISIGEQSGIGVNAWVQGPLHIGKYVMMGPDVLIYTKNHEYARTDIPMIHQGDTEPLPVVIEDDVWIGARVIILPGVTVGTGSIVGAGSVVTKDIEPYSIVGGVPAKVIKKREM from the coding sequence ATGAAAACGGTAGCGCTTGTTCTGTACTATCTTGTAGGAAAGCACTTGCCAAAATCTCAAGGCAAACTTGGTGCAATCAGTCAAGCCATTCGCTATTTTTTATGCAAATATATTTTTGATCAAATAGGTGCACAGGTAAATATAGAAAAGAATGTCTTCTTTGGTTCGGGTAGAGATATCTCAATCGGAGAGCAATCGGGTATTGGGGTTAATGCTTGGGTGCAGGGACCACTACACATAGGCAAGTATGTTATGATGGGACCGGATGTACTGATTTATACTAAAAATCATGAGTATGCCCGCACAGATATTCCGATGATTCACCAAGGCGATACAGAGCCTTTACCCGTAGTGATTGAAGATGATGTATGGATTGGTGCTCGAGTAATTATTCTACCGGGGGTAACCGTTGGTACAGGAAGTATTGTCGGTGCCGGATCGGTAGTTACAAAAGACATTGAACCTTATTCCATTGTTGGTGGGGTTCCTGCAAAAGTGATAAAAAAAAGAGAGATGTAA
- a CDS encoding DUF4330 domain-containing protein, with product MKKKLNYIDGLIIVLVLAVIAGGVWYLTKDDAESGIITRKTEVVYKAEAKNLIDSTVEQIQIGDKLVAMGSVQDAEIIDIQYRDAYVVEAVDGQLVPIVQAGLKDIVVTIKGKANQYGPYIDLGGQEIKAGSKYYIKTDVFEAYGNVVEVTSIN from the coding sequence ATGAAAAAAAAATTGAATTACATTGATGGGTTAATTATTGTATTGGTGTTGGCAGTGATTGCAGGTGGAGTGTGGTATTTAACAAAAGACGATGCAGAAAGTGGCATTATTACACGTAAGACAGAAGTTGTCTATAAGGCAGAGGCAAAAAACCTTATTGACAGCACCGTAGAACAGATTCAGATTGGTGATAAGTTAGTGGCAATGGGCTCAGTTCAAGATGCAGAAATTATTGATATACAATATCGAGATGCCTATGTTGTGGAAGCTGTCGATGGTCAATTAGTACCCATAGTCCAAGCAGGGTTAAAAGATATCGTTGTTACCATTAAAGGAAAAGCCAATCAATATGGACCTTATATTGATTTGGGTGGTCAAGAAATAAAAGCAGGTTCAAAATATTACATAAAAACAGATGTGTTTGAGGCCTATGGTAATGTGGTCGAAGTAACATCAATCAATTAG
- a CDS encoding DUF4330 family protein, with product MKMINKQGKVAGKIHIFDILILLVILLVGITAFERLTDNELISFSQEEDVKIKYEVVFTEYSQDYFTSVAVGDQLAEDKKYLDAKVTNILIEDRMITRVDNEGKAISAPDPIKKKVTIEVEATATYENPIYKIGKQELREGLPHFFVTQKCNLSGVISQLQRIE from the coding sequence ATGAAGATGATTAACAAACAAGGAAAAGTAGCGGGCAAAATTCATATCTTTGATATTCTTATATTACTTGTAATATTATTGGTTGGTATTACTGCATTTGAGCGTTTGACGGATAATGAATTGATTAGCTTTAGTCAGGAAGAAGACGTAAAAATTAAGTACGAGGTTGTGTTTACTGAATATAGTCAAGATTATTTTACATCTGTGGCTGTAGGCGACCAACTAGCCGAAGATAAAAAATATTTGGATGCAAAAGTGACCAATATTTTGATTGAAGACCGTATGATTACCCGTGTCGATAATGAGGGAAAAGCTATCTCAGCACCTGACCCAATCAAAAAAAAGGTGACCATTGAAGTGGAAGCAACGGCAACATATGAAAACCCTATATATAAAATAGGCAAGCAAGAACTTAGAGAAGGGTTGCCACATTTTTTCGTAACACAAAAGTGTAATCTTTCAGGAGTTATCTCTCAATTGCAACGAATAGAATAG